The genomic stretch GCATCCCTGGTGGGTGGCACTGGGGTGGGGGCTACATGCAGCATCCCccccgggcagggggctgggagcagggcggCCGGGTGCTGTGCTTAGGGGTCTCAGGATCAGCCTCCCACCCTCCTCTGTGCTGTGTCATCCCCCCTTCACTGCGCCAGGAGGGATGGGAGCCCCTTGTttgatggggatggggatgggatggctGTCCCTGGGATGCTGCTCCGCCACGTGAAAGGCTTCGCAGGGTTTGAGCTCAGCCCCAGCTGCGCTGGCAGGGGGGGATTTCTCTTCCGCACTGAGGCGGCTGCAAATAAATTCGGTGGCTTCTCCCAGAAACCTTGGCCCCGCTGCGCTCGGAGCTCTCCCGCTGCCATTGGGGATGGATCCCAGACCCTCGGCGGGATGAGAGGGGTCCTGCAGAGCTCCCCAGCACCGTGTTcctcccatgtccccaagcccctCGCAGGGCAGCCTGCACctgcaggggtttgggggtgcccacCTCTCCCTACACCCATCCCCTGGCTGAAACATTGCCCGCCTTGGGGTGCCAGGGAGCGGCTGGGCAGGGTCAGGGTGGGGTGTCCTCAGTTTTGCGCACTGTGTTGGGGTCTGGTTGTGTTGGGCGTCTGTGGCACCCGTTGCAGCGCATGGATGGGATTGGGCAGGATGCATCCCGTTTGCTTTGCCAGCTGTCTGTCTGTGGGATTTTTCCAGGGAAAGCAAAGCCAACAAGCCTCTCTGGGGCTGGAAATATCCACGTTGGTGGGAAGGGGGATGCCTGGTGTGGCGTGGGCTGGGGTGCTCCCTGCTTGGGTGTCCTGGATGTGAGCGCCCAGAGGAGGCAGCAGTTGGGGAACCCTATAGCAAGAAGCCCCCCCGGGTTAACATGGCACCACCTGATGCTGTGGGGCCTCGCTCCTGCCTGTCCCCTTCCCTGGGCATCCTGATGGGCAGGATGCGTTGGTGGGATGGGGGCTCTGCCAGCCGTGGCACTGACAGGGCACATTGCGGTCCCCTCCGCAGCGGGCAGCCGGGTGAGCCAGGAGCTGCGCTACACCAAGGAGAAGCTGGGCGAGGAGTCCGTCTACACCTCCCAAATGTTGATCCAGACCCCGAAGCGGGATGGGGAGAACATCCTGACGCAGGAGGCCCTGCAGCTCCACCTCGAGGCGGCCCTGGCCGCCAGCAAAGTCCAAGTCTCGCTGTACGGAAAGTGAGTCCAGCTCCAGACAGGGGGGGAAAAGGGACCCCCACCGTGTCCTGCGTGTCCCCCACATCCCTTGCCGTGTCCCCCGTGGGATGATGtccatcctcagctcctccttctGCCTTTCCAGATCGTGGGATTTGAATAAGATCTGCTACAAGTCGGGTGTCCCCATTATTGAGAATGGCATGATCGAGAGGGTGAGTGGCAGGCATGGCGTGGCTCCCAGGGTCACCCTCCCCACCACGGGGGATTGGTCCCCCAAGAAATGGGCAGTGGATGGGCCATGGTGGGGATGGGGCTTGCCAGCCCTGGGCGCTGCAAAGGCACCACCAGCTCcgtgcaggagggtgcaggtTTGGGCagcccagcagggctggggagggaagcgggggggggggcctgaTCCATCCCTGCTGACCCCTcgcatctcctcctcctccagatGATAGAGAAGCTGTTCCCCTGTGTGATCCTGACGCCGCTGGACTGCTTCTGGGAAGGCGCCAAGCTGCAGGGAGGCTCAGCCTACCTCCCGTGAGTTTGGGGGGCTGTCCCAGGGGGGGTTGCGTGTGGgagcgggggctggggggctgccaaggggctgtgcctgtgcagcctggtgctgctgccccAAGGTccctcagtgctgctgctcggCCCCAGGATGGTCCCACCACCATTGCTTGTCCTGTTGGGTCAACACCCCGGGGACAGGTCCCTGTCCTCGTCTGCCTGGCCTCGGTGGCATGGGCAGGGCTGCACCgctgcggggggctgcagcccgcaggcaggagctgcccatCCCTGGCACGCCGTGCTGTCGCAccagccagggatggggacgcagGGACGGAGGCCGTGCAGCAGGCAggtccctgggggctgctcccTCGCCAGTGCTTTGTGGGTGCCATGGTGGCCAGGAGGCACCCACACTCCTGAGCTGTGCCCAGGGGCACAGTGGGCACAGAGTCCCCGGGGTGGGTGGCGGGTGACTCCCCGCCAGCTCCCTGCACCtcggtggtggggctgggaaccccgggctgggcgggggggggggggggggagccccccccACATTCCTTCTGTTTACGCGTGTGTTTGTCCGGGAGAGCCGGGGCGGCTTGTGCATTGTCAGCAAACGCAGCCCTGCGCTTTCTCATGCTAATGCTGCTCTGAAAGCTGCCCCTTGCCAAACAGATGAAATAGTGGCCTTAttcaggctgctgctggactggaggagggggaaggggccGCAGCATCCCCAGCCAGGACTGGGGGACCGGCTTTTCCCCCCCAGGACCTCAGgttctccccaccccagcctggggagcagccaggaGCGAGAGCGAGCATGGCTGGGGTGGCCGTGCCGAGTGGGATGCTAGTGGCATCCTCCGCCGGGGTGGGCAGCATCCTGGCGCTGGGGTACGTGGCGGGCAGGATGGCACCCACAGCAGCGGTGGGACCCAGCTCTCCACACAGCCGGGCGAGTGGGTGCCCGGGCGGGCACCCTGGCTGAGCACGGCCAGCCCATGGGGACTCGTCCCCCTTTTTAACGCCAAGGGGTGAGCGGGGCGGGAGCTGGGAGAACAAAGAGCAGCAATCTATGGAAAGACAAAAGGATTTGCCCTGGCTCAGTGAAGCAAGTGAAAGCAGATAAAAGGGGCTCTctttggaagcagcagcagctccggTTGGTATGTGGGAATCTCGAACGGCCGGCTCCGGCCCAGCCAGCCTTCATGAATTATTAGGCTGCGTTTCTCCCCAGAGCCCACATTTGCTTggggctttttcttcccctctttggagcactgggatgggttATTGGCTTTTTTGTGTGTCCTTTCTGTCTTAAAAAAGAAGCCAAGCGAGGCTGGGAGCTGGCCCCCAGCATCCCaggctgggatggaggggacagagcATCTGCAGGCAATGGAAAAGCCCCTTTTCCCGGGTACCCAAGTCCCATGGGATCCTGCTGGACCTCCAAGGACCTGGTccatgcccagctcccagcaccatCCTGAGCCCCCAGAACCTCTGCTGAGCCCCAAAACCTCCTGCTTGGAGGGAGATGgcaggaagggctggagggGATGCCGGGAGCccttgcctgcctgctcccctctATCAAGATGTTAGCCCGCGGGCAGTAATCGGCCTGACTGCTTGCACAAAGCGGGGCCAGGCAGCGGGGCCAGCTCCCCCCGGCTTTGTCCCAGCCTAACAGGATCAGGCATGCTACTTGACTCGGGGCACGGCCCGCTGCGCTGCGCAGGGCACGGGGGATGCCGCAGGCGGCCCTGGGAGGGGGTAGGGGATGCGCTGGGGACCGATGCTGCTCCTCTGCATCCTCGCACCCTGCCTTCGAGGGCACCCCTGGGGTCCAGAGGCATGGCCCCTTGCATGGGATGGGGTGGCAGTGGTGGTACCACATGTGGGTTTCGGCATCCCCCATCACCCCAGTGCCTCTCTCTCCCCAGGGGCCGCCCAGACATCCAGTGGAGCAACCTGGACCCTCTGCAGCTGatggaggagctggggcagtTCACGTCCCTGGAAGGCTTCAAAGAGCTGCTGGATAAAGCAGAGGTGGGGCAGGCTTACATGGAGCGGCCCTGCCtggacccccgggacccccagtgcccccccagtgcccccaatAAGCAGAGCCAGCAGGTGGGTCACAGCCCGTGGGGACCGGGATGGGTGCGGGGgcttgctgctctcctgcccacCCCGCAGTCCCACATCCCTAATGCCTCCCCTCTGCCCGCAGAGCCCCGACATCCCAGCTGAGCTCTCGGGGGGCTGCCACGGCTTCTCCAGGAAGTTCATGcgctggcaggaggagctgatTTTAGGCGGCACAACCAAAGACTCCCAGGGCAAGCTGCTACGGTGAGAGCTGGCGCAGTGCAGGTGTCCTCAGGCACGGCGCAGGGGCCCAGCCACAGCACTCGCCCCTGGGACAGTTTGGGGCAGGGTcccctcatcctcatcctcatcctcatccagTGCCCATGGGAACCCACCCTGGCTGcaagggggctgtggggctgtctGGGAGAGCGTGTGAGGCTGGCAAGTGTATGGGGCTGGTGAGCGGGGCAGTGATTTGGAGcaagggagaggggacagggggcAGGATGCCTGGAACCTCTCCTGGGTGTCCatggtggggctgggagccgTGGGGTGGGGGACGGACCCATTCCCGCATCCTGGGGCACTGCAGCTGGTCCCAGCGAGGTGCGTGCCTGTCCCCCAGCGCCGAGGCCCTGCAGACCATGTTCCTCCTCATGAGCCCCCGGCAGCTCTTTGAGCACTTCAAGGATGACTATGAGATCCATGACATCAGCTGGAGCGAGGAGAAGGCGGGCGCCATCCTGGAGGCCTGGCAGAGGAAATTTGTGGAGGTGGGCATCGGGGACAGCCcctgtgtggggctgggcaggggtgaGCCTGTGCGtgccatccccctgcacccaggtTTTCATGTGGCCACGGGTCCTGGCACCGCTCTCTTGTGGTCTGATGGGTCCCTAGGGACACTCAGTGGCGATGCCAACACCCTGGGTGGCTCGGGGGGATTGtactggggagcaggggggtccTGACTCCTCTAACGGGGTGCACCTCTGGCAGCTGGCACAAGACTCCATCCCACCCAACGCCACGCAGAGCGTCCACGCTTTCTCCACCACCACACTCAATGACATCATGAAGTCCTTCTCCGATGTCAGCGCCATCCGGGTGGCTGGGGGCTACCTCCTCATGGTGCGTGTTCCCCCTCTCTCTGTCCCCCGCCGTCCCTCCCTCGCCCCCGTCCCCCCTAACCCGCTGCGCTCTTCCAGCTGGCCTACGCCTGCGTCACCATGCTGCGGTGGGACTGCTCCAAGTCCCAAGGGGCTGTGGGCCTGGCTGGGGTCCTGCTTGTGGCTCTCTCCGTGGCCTCTGGCCTGGGGCTTTGCTCACTGCTGGGCATCTCCTTCAACGCAGCCACCACCCAGGTATGTGCTGGGGAAAAGAGCTGGGTGccacagggctggtgggaccctgggggctgtggggtggctggGTGGCCGGGTCCCCTCCCAGGtggtggctgtgcccccccacTGACAccagctgctctccttcagGTCCTGCCCTTCCTGGCCCTTGGCATTGGTGTGGACGACATGTTCCTCTTGGCTCATGCCTTCACTGAGACCAGCCAGCACATCCCCTTCAAGGTGAGCGCTGAGCCCTGCCCGGAGGCTGCCTGGTCCCGTCCCACCTCCCTGCGGCCCCTCTCGTCACCccctccctctgtccctgcaggagcGGACGGGCGAGTGCCTGAAGCGCACGGGGACCAGCGTGGCTCTCACCTCCGTCAGCAACATGATCGCCTTCTTCATGGCAGCCCTggtgcccatccctgccctgcgTGCCTTCTCCCTCCAGGTTCGGCTGGGGTCCCTCTccagggtgggggtgggaaggggtgACTGGACCCAGCTCTGACATGTCCCCCTGCCCGCAGGCTGCAGTGGTTGTGGTGTTCAACTTTGCCATGGTGCTATTTGTCTTCCCTGCCATCCTGAGCCTGGACCTGCACCGCCGGGAGAAACGCCGGCTCGACATCCTCTGCTGCTTCTACAGGTACCAGCACCAGGCTGGCCAGGATGGGGCTGTCCCCATGGGTCCCCCCCAGAAGCATGGGGTGgctctgcttctctccctcAACATCTTCTcatccttccctctctcctttcctctctccctgcagcccttgcTCCTCACGGGTCATCCAGATCCAACCCCAGGAGCTCGCCGACGCCAATGACAACCACGCCTGCCACCCCTCCCCTTATGGGCACCCCAGCGTGGCCACCAGCACCCAGATCACCACCACCGTGCAAGCCTTCACCCGGTGCGACCCCTCAGGCCACCATGTCGTCACCGTCCTGCCACCCACCTCCCAGGTGTGCACTTCACCTGCTgtcctcctgccccccaccGACCCCCTGGGCTCGCAGGTCTTCGCCCCATCCAGCTCCACCCGGGACCTGCTGGCCCAGCTGGACGAGGCCAAGGGCGGGCGGGAATGTGTCCCCCTGCCCTTCTGCCGCTGGAGCCTCGCCGACTTTGCACGGGAGAAGTACGCCCCGCTCCTCCTGCGGACCCGGACCAAGGTGAGGTGGGGACGGCCCTGGCAGTGCCGCCCGAAGCGGGTGGGTGGCACGGGACCCCACCTGACCGCCCGCTGTCCCCACAGGCGGTGGTGGCAGTGCTGTTCCTggcgctgctggggctgagcctcTACGGCACCACCATGGTGCACGACGGGCTCTACCTGACGGACATCGTGCCGCGGGACACCAAGGCGCACGCCTTCATCTCGGCCCAGTTCAAGTACTTCTCGTTCTACAATATGTTCATCGTCACCAAGGGCGGCTTCCACTACCCGGGTGCCCAAGCCGCCCTGCTCAGCCTGCACCAGGCCTTCAGCACTGTCAAGTACGTGGTGCGGGAGGGCAACCGTGACCTACCCAAGATGTGGCTCCACTACTTCCAGGACTGGCTGCGAGGTGAGGGACATTCCTGTTCTCCATGCCCTCCCAAACCTGCACCCTCCCTGCTGGCCTGGGAATGCCTTCCCTGTCGTGTGGCACCCTGGGGAGGGTGGTCCCATGGTGCCCTCAAGGTGCCCAGCGATGCCAAGCTGAGCCCCAGGGTTTCTGCGTGCCCCTCCTGCTGGCACAGTGCTTCCAGGGGTGCATGGGATGCCGGGCAGGGTGGCATGCCTCAAGGGATGCTCACCCCTCGCACTGCGTCCCCAGGGCTCCAGGCCACCTTTGACAGGGACTGGCAAGCCGGACGCATCACCCACGACAGCTACCGCAATGGCTCCGAGGACGGGGCGCTGGCATACAAGCTCCTAATCCAGACCGGCAACAAGAAGGAGCCCTTCAACTTCAATCAGGTGTgtggggacggggctggggccACCAGGCTGGGGACGACGCTGTGCCCGCTGCCCTGCTCATGCCCGCTCCTGCTCTCTCCCTGTAGCTGACTACGCGGCGGCTGGTGGACGAGAACGGCATCATCCCCCCTGACACCTTCTACATCTGCCTGACGGTGTGGGCCAGCAACGACCCCCTGGGCTTCGCCGCCTCCCAGGCCAACTTCTACCCACCACCGCCCGAGTGGATCCATGACAAGTATGACACCACGGGCGAGAACCTGCGAAGTGAGTGAGCGTGGTGGGCTCCCTGtggccccctcctgccccccggCATCTCCCTGCAGAGgaccctgctccctgcacctTTCCTGCCCCGCAAGAATCCCCCCAAAGAGAAACCCTCCGCATTCCTCATCCCGTCAGCATCCTCCGGTAGAGAAACTGCCCTGCTTTCCCATGCCTCACAgtcatccccctgcaccccacaccctGAGCATCCCACTGCGCGCTCCCCCTTCACCCTCCTGCCGCAGCAAcacccccctgctccagcccgcAAGCATCTCACCGCAAAGAAGCCCCGCCACTCTgttccccctctgccccacaagCATTCCCCTGCTCCCCGTGACCCCCTACCCTACAAGCATCCTGCCCCCAgtctgctccccagccccgtgGTACCCAGGCAGGCATCgggctgcctgggctgccctcaggctgctgtggctggggtgcccctgtgctgcctgcactccCGTGCTGCCTGCACCACCATACTGCCCGCGCTCTCCTCCCCAGTCCCGGCAGCCCAGCCGCTGGAGTTCGCCCAGTTCCCCTTCTACCTGAGCGGGCTGCGTCGCACAGCTGACTTCGTGGAGGCGATTGAGAGCGTGCGGGCCATCTGCCGGGAGGCCGCCCAGCGCCACGGGGTGCTGAGCTACCCCAGCGGCTACCCCTTCCTCTTCTGGGAGCAGTACATCGGCCTGCGCCACTGGTTCCTGCTGGCCATCAGCATCCTGCTGGCCTGCACCTTCCTCGTCTGcgccctgctgctgctcaacCCCTGGACAGCCGGCATCATCGTGAGTACGCACCCCGAtgcatggggatggggggggtgaCCGGCTGTGCTGCCCTCCTGatgggtggggacagggacatccagccctgctcccatccTGCTGGGTGGCCCTGGGTACCTGCTTTGTGGGGATGGGGCGATGGGGTGGCCAGGGGCACCCTGGGTGGAAGGGATGCCCTCATATGGAGGTGGCAGTGGGTGGACACCCATATGGAGGGATCAGGGACATCTCTTATGAAGGGAACATATGGAAGAgacagggatgtggggacatcCATGCAGAGGAGTGTGGGGGGAACACCCATATGGAGGTGGCAGCAGGTGGGCAACCCATATGGAGGGATCAGGGACACCCCTTATGAAGGGAATGTATGTAGTGGACAGGGGTTTGGGGACATCCATGCAGAAGAGGTTGAAGGCCACCTGCAATAGATGGGACAGAAGGACACCCCAAATAGAGGGGAAAGAGGCAATAGGGTGAGGCTGCCCTTTATGGAGGGGTAGGATGGGGCATGCCAGGtggaggggcagaggggacagcCAGGCAGAGCCACACCTCCCTGACCCCACCGCTCCCCAGGTCTCCATCCTGGCCATGATGGCGGTGGAGCTCTTTGGCATCATGGGGCTGATGGGCATCAAGCTGAGCGCCATCCCCGTGGTCATCCTCATCGCCTCGGTGGGCATCGGTGTGGAGTTCACCGTCCACGTGGCCCTGGTGAGTGCAGGCACACCCCTGCCTGGCCACGGGGCACCACAGTTCCCACTCCCCAGCACCCTCACCCCCTTGGCCATGTGCCAGCGGGTGGCCACGTCACGGGTGGCACATGGGGACGAGTCCCACGTGACATACTCACCCCATGCAGGGCTTCCTGACGGCCGCGGGGAGCAGGAACGTGCGCTCGGCTGTGGCGCTGGAGCACACCTTCGCCCCCGTGATGGACGGTGCTGTCTCCACGCTCCTGGGCGTCCTCATGTTGGCTGGCTCCGAGTTTGACTTCATCATGAGGTGAGCACCAGAGGGGAGTAAACGAGCTGCTTGCTGTCCCCCAAAAGCTTCGGCAATGGGGCTGCTGAGCATGGCAGCCCCCCCAGCTGGtggtggggatgtggggcaACTGGCAAGGACGTATCTTGTTGGGGGCACCCACCCCATCTCGCATAGAGGCTGGGGAGACAttggggggctggggtgtgTGCTGTGGGAAGCCATGTTTGGGGTGGAATGGGGTTCATGGGGGCCGTGCCTGCTTACCCCCCTCTGCCTGCGGCCCCCCCAGGTACTTCTTTGCAGTGCTCACCATCCTGacgctgctggggctgctcaacgggctggtgctgctgcccgTCCTGCTCTCTGTCATCGGGCCACCCCCTGAGGTACAAGACCCCcatcctgcctctccctgtccctccccCACCCCGTACCCACCTCTCTTGATCCCCCATTGCCCCTCTCCCTGTCTCCCCTTCACCCTATACCCATCCTAGCCTTGCCCGGTCCCAACCTCACCCCGTACCCTCAGCCCGTCCCTCACCCTGTACCATCCCTGCTTTACCCCATCCTTTCTCTGCCCTGTATCCAACTTGCCCCATACCTGCATGACCCCACTCCTGCCTCACCCCACACTGggctccccccttccctccctgacCCATctgaccccatccctgcctCACCTCCTATCTCCCTCATCCCACACAGCCCTTGCCCCATCCTCGCATCACCCCATactccctgccaccccctgctcctccatccctgcatgTTCCTGGTCCCTCTTAACGccatcccctctctccccaggcATCCCCGGTGGGTAACGGCCTGCCCCCTCCGGAGCCGGTGCCCCCATGCCTGGGCCCCGGGGGGCTGTACGTCCGGCGTGCCCCAGCCTggcctgctgccttccctgacCCCTTGGACACAGAGCACTACACGGAGGGCATGGGGCCAGGCACCCCCCGGGGACCCTTCATTgtgccccctgccccggcacacaTCCTGCTGGAGGCCGGCAAGGACCCCAGCTTCCCCCGCATCACTGTGAGTGTCTCTGCCCGCTGTGACATCGCTGGCTCCCGGGCATCCCCTGGGAGAGGGTCACGGATAGAGCCAGGGGATGGGGGCTCATGGATCCCCTGTGACCCTAGCAGGGTTGCCAGAGGGATTCTCAGCGTGGCTGGGGCCCCTCACACACCATTTACCACCCCCCCCAGGTGCTGAAGCCCTACAAGGACAGCCCGGAGGTCCAGGGGAAGAAAGAGGCTCCCAGCCCACAGCCCGCACCCTCCCTACCCTTTGGGGAgccatgccccatgccaccccGAGACtacccacagccctgcccgtCGGGTGCCCGGCCagccccccctgcagccctgcccgcctACAGCACCCACCTACAGGGTCCCGCCGGCAGCTACGCCACTGTCACGGCCACCGCTTCGGTGACGGTGGCCCTGCACCCCACGCTGCCTGGCTCCTACCCCAACTTCGGCCCCGAGGGCTTCGCCGGTGGCGAGAGGGACTGCCTGGAGGAGCCCAGCGTGCCCAGCGCCGGTGGCACCGCCATGCCCAATGCCTTCGAGATGCAGAGCATGGGACGCCGCGGGGCAGGCGCCCGGCGCTAGGTGAGCTCGGGGACGCGGGCACCCTACCCCAGGGCTCATGCACAGTGGCTTGTGGGTGTGCATTGGGTTTGGAGGGACCTGGCTGAtcccccccctttctctctccccgcAGGTTGccagctcctgggcagagcaTCTCCCCAGCGCCTGGCAGGCACaggagggtgcagagcagggtcGCCCGCATTGTGCTGCTAATCGCCGGAGCGGCGATGCCCCCGGGTCTCAGCCAAGGAGGACcggctccccgtgccccccgtaAAGGGGCTcggcagggcaggctggcacTTCTATGCAAGCTGTGTGCAGGCCACGCTGTGCCCATgtgtccccagcctggggctgtgccaaTGGTGCCATATCCCCCtgtgcagggtttggggttaCCCTGCCCCAGGCTTGTTGCCCCCCCCAGAAATGGAAGCACTAACCCCCCTCCCCTCTGTTTCTGGAGCTGCTGGCAAGGCGGGCTTTGTGTCCTGCCAGCTCCCCCCGCTGCGGGGTCACTGCCTGCTCCCCGTCACCTcctcctgggacccccccacccgGGCAGTGTGCTGGGGTGCCCCAACAGGGTGCCCTGGTGCCCCCCATCCCGATAAGGGCACAGCCCCAGAaccagctgtgccctggggtGCTGTGGGCAAGGCTTGGGGCGGGCACCCCCCACCTTTATTTATTGCAAAGGGAAACTATCtatagagagatatatatttttaagcttattttaaaagatttatttctcaGCCTACGGCCTCGCCCGGTTgcccagggtgcaggcagggagggggcagacCCTTTGCCGGTGCAGGGCTGCCCACCGGAGGCAGCGggagcccggggcaggggcgcAGACCTGGTTCATGCCCCTGCTccatggggtgctgggtggcCACGGGCAGCTCACCCCCTCTGACACGCtgctccgtgcctcagtttccccaccagGGAGCACGGGAGGGCTGGAGATCGGGGACGTGCTGTGCTGCGGAGCCAAGGAGCTTGTTGCTCCCATCGCACAGGCAGGGTTTTGGTGTGGGGGGGTGTCCTTGGGGTGGTCCTTGCTGTGCTGAGCCCCCGAGCTGTCCCACAGTCACGGCCCCTCGTGCAACGCTCGTGCTCTGCCCTGGTGACAGCACGTGCTGGTGCGCACCCACAGCAGCGCACGCTCATGTGGGCACACGCGGTGCCAC from Pelecanus crispus isolate bPelCri1 chromosome 5, bPelCri1.pri, whole genome shotgun sequence encodes the following:
- the PTCH2 gene encoding protein patched homolog 2 yields the protein MPAEPPRAAPLPPPLRAARRKPLPEGRAVGQRAPLWLRARFQALLFALGCRIQRHCGKVLFVGLLVFGALAVGLRVASIETDIEHLWVEAGSRVSQELRYTKEKLGEESVYTSQMLIQTPKRDGENILTQEALQLHLEAALAASKVQVSLYGKSWDLNKICYKSGVPIIENGMIERMIEKLFPCVILTPLDCFWEGAKLQGGSAYLPGRPDIQWSNLDPLQLMEELGQFTSLEGFKELLDKAEVGQAYMERPCLDPRDPQCPPSAPNKQSQQSPDIPAELSGGCHGFSRKFMRWQEELILGGTTKDSQGKLLRAEALQTMFLLMSPRQLFEHFKDDYEIHDISWSEEKAGAILEAWQRKFVELAQDSIPPNATQSVHAFSTTTLNDIMKSFSDVSAIRVAGGYLLMLAYACVTMLRWDCSKSQGAVGLAGVLLVALSVASGLGLCSLLGISFNAATTQVLPFLALGIGVDDMFLLAHAFTETSQHIPFKERTGECLKRTGTSVALTSVSNMIAFFMAALVPIPALRAFSLQAAVVVVFNFAMVLFVFPAILSLDLHRREKRRLDILCCFYSPCSSRVIQIQPQELADANDNHACHPSPYGHPSVATSTQITTTVQAFTRCDPSGHHVVTVLPPTSQVCTSPAVLLPPTDPLGSQVFAPSSSTRDLLAQLDEAKGGRECVPLPFCRWSLADFAREKYAPLLLRTRTKAVVAVLFLALLGLSLYGTTMVHDGLYLTDIVPRDTKAHAFISAQFKYFSFYNMFIVTKGGFHYPGAQAALLSLHQAFSTVKYVVREGNRDLPKMWLHYFQDWLRGLQATFDRDWQAGRITHDSYRNGSEDGALAYKLLIQTGNKKEPFNFNQLTTRRLVDENGIIPPDTFYICLTVWASNDPLGFAASQANFYPPPPEWIHDKYDTTGENLRIPAAQPLEFAQFPFYLSGLRRTADFVEAIESVRAICREAAQRHGVLSYPSGYPFLFWEQYIGLRHWFLLAISILLACTFLVCALLLLNPWTAGIIVSILAMMAVELFGIMGLMGIKLSAIPVVILIASVGIGVEFTVHVALGFLTAAGSRNVRSAVALEHTFAPVMDGAVSTLLGVLMLAGSEFDFIMRYFFAVLTILTLLGLLNGLVLLPVLLSVIGPPPEASPVGNGLPPPEPVPPCLGPGGLYVRRAPAWPAAFPDPLDTEHYTEGMGPGTPRGPFIVPPAPAHILLEAGKDPSFPRITVLKPYKDSPEVQGKKEAPSPQPAPSLPFGEPCPMPPRDYPQPCPSGARPAPPAALPAYSTHLQGPAGSYATVTATASVTVALHPTLPGSYPNFGPEGFAGGERDCLEEPSVPSAGGTAMPNAFEMQSMGRRGAGARR